One region of Macadamia integrifolia cultivar HAES 741 chromosome 11, SCU_Mint_v3, whole genome shotgun sequence genomic DNA includes:
- the LOC122094371 gene encoding ATP-dependent RNA helicase DEAH13 isoform X3: protein MRSSHNNLEPSLDVDQKLLEHEEWFQESWSSKGDDSNAVILLEKKKKKTNGTSQLNVKKKSTMSKSQKRKLKKLEEEKEKAALLSTSMRILNKYKIQEDAYSLLQSSGSIGQVETMKEKRRRAVKFSKAGLEVAQDERPFKKRNDGKTSHQSKSDFGENHQNQELSKDDLQCPEMPDSEDLNNICSSLDACQDPTYGSPHTAIPAKGFTDEDGGRGIQDDGKSSLLPPCNCDEGGEMNGPKSDSHASSGLVDSATQRPISTPTVVHVSRPNEVESKRKDLPIVMMEQEIMEAINENSALIICGETGCGKTTQVPQFLYEAGFGLNKSDSRSGIIGVTQPRRVAVLATAKRVAFELGLRLGKEVGFQVRHDKRIGDHCSIKFMTDGILLREVQSDFLLRKYSVIVLDEAHERSLNTDILIGMLSRIIQIRQRLYKEQQEKILSGAKISPENLVSQLKLVLMSATLRVEDFVSERRLFTENPPVIEVPTRQFPVTIHFSKRTEIVDYIGQAYKKVLSIHKRLPPGGILVFVTGQREVEYLCRKLRKTSRELTEKFSNQKESEASAVLDVDSIDRGIDMKDINEAFEVHGSSDHQRTDRFSSFDEDYDVLDEDEFDSDDDSGTESELEVGSDVEGSLKYENTEKDGKHFDVLGEPGSFASLRAAFKALASNNVLNPTSEGKLDSPITPGSEGCLNQSSSISKKKRDLADGPCASAMCVLPLYAMLPAAAQLRVFEKVPEGERLVVVATNVAETSLTIAGIKYVVDTGREKVKNYNSSNGMETYEIQWISKASAAQRAGRAGRTGPGHCYRLYSSAVFTNIFSDFSSPEISKIPVDGVVLLMKSMGIDKVANFPFPTPPEANALVEAERCLKVLEALDGQGRLTPLGRAMAKYPMSPRHSRMLLTVIQIMKKVQSYPRANLVFAYTVAAAAALSLSNPFIMQFEGSHNNSADLGRDEKTDTVDTPKILDKQDKLKQKKLKEMAKLARAKFCNPSSDALTIAYALQSFELAGNPTEFCKDNALHLKTMEEMSKLRKQLLQLVFHQSSVDVHEDFLWTQGTVDDVEQAWRISSNRHPLLLNEEELLGQAICAGWADRVAKRMRVVSVSSDGERKVNAGRYQACMVKETVFLHRWSSVSRTTPEFLVYSELLNAKRPYMHGVTSVKPDWLVKYAGSHCSFSAPLSDPKPFYEPTSDQVFCWVSPTFGPHLWQLPLHSLPVSDDVHRVSVFAYALLEGQVLPCLRSAQKFMAAPAVTILKSEAAGQRRVGNLINELMTGSRSIDSCAMLRKIWNENPEKLHSEIRDWFQEKFHDQFEELWVQMHREVLLEPRELFPKGVKKEKRKKNRD from the exons ATGCGGTCGTCTCATAACAACTTGGAACCATCTTTGGATGTGGACCAGAAATTGTTAGAACATGAAGAATGGTTTCAAGAATCTTGGAG TTCCAAAGGTGATGATAGCAATGCAGTCATCTtgctggaaaagaaaaagaagaaaacaaatggGACAAGTCAG CTAAATGTGAAGAAAAAATCAACAATGAGCAAATCACAGAAAAGAAAGCTGAAGAAATTGGAG gaggagaaagagaaagcagCCTTGTTGTCTACCAGCATGAGGATTTTGAA TAAGTACAAGATCCAAGAGGATGCATATTCACTTCTGCAGTCTTCAGGGAGTATTGGTCAG GTTGAAACTATGAAGGAGAAACGTAGAAGGGCTGTAAAGTTTTCTAAGGCGGGGTTAGAAGTTGCCCAGGATGAGCGACCCTTCAAGAAAAGGAATGATGGCAAGACTTCCCATCAAAGCAAATCTGATTTTGGTGAAAACCATCAAAATCAGGAGCTTAGTAAGGATGATTTGCAGTGCCCAGAGATGCCGGACAGTGAAGATCTTAATAATATTTGTAGTTCTTTGGATGCTTGTCAAGATCCAACTTATGGCAGCCCACATACTGCCATACCTGCTAAGGGATTCACTGATGAGGATGGTGGCAGAGGCATTCAGGACGATGGGAAGAGTTCTTTGCTACCACCATGCAATTGTGACGAG GGTGGAGAGATGAATGGTCCAAAATCAGATTCACATGCTTCTAGTGGTCTTGTAGATTCTGCTACCCAGAGACCTATTAGCACCCCAACTGTTGTGCATGTATCAAGACCAAATGAAGTTGAAAGCAAAAGGAAGGATCTTCCAATAGTGATGATGGAGCAGGAGATAATGGAGGCTATAAATGAAAACTCTGCACTTATTATTTGTGGAGAAACCGGGTGTGGTAAAACTACTCAAGTTCCTCAG TTCCTTTATGAAGCTGGCTTTGGTTTGAACAAGTCTGACTCCAGAAGTGGAATAATCGGTGTCACGCAACCACGCCGTGTTGCAGTCCTTGCCACGGCCAAGCGAGTGGCATTTGAGCTTGGTCTCCGTTTAGGGAAGGAGGTTGGGTTTCAAGTTAGACATGACAAGAGAATCGGGGACCATTGCTCCATCAAGTTTATGACAGATGGAATTTTGCTTCGAGAAGTGCAG AGTGATTTCTTACTTAGGAAGTATTCTGTTATTGTTCTGGATGAGGCTCATGAGAGAAGCCTGAATACTGATATACTTATTGGAATGCTTTCCCGTATTATACAAATCCGCCAG AGGTTATACAAAGAGCagcaagagaagattctttCTGGAGCAAAAATCAGTCCTGAGAATTTAGTATCTCAGTTAAAACTTGTGCTTATGAGTGCAACCTTGCGAGTTGAGGACTTTGTTTCAGAAAGGAGGTTATTTACTGAAAATCCACCTGTTATAGAAGTTCCAACCAGACAATTTCCTGTTACTATTCACTTTTCAAAAAGAACCGAGATCGTGGACTACATAGGCCAGGCTTATAAAAAGGTCTTGTCCATTCACAAGAGGCTTCCACCTGGTGGAATACTCGTTTTTGTCACTGGGCAGAGGGAAGTGGAATATTTGTGCCGCAAACTACGAAAAACTTCAAGGGAGCTGACTGAGAAATTTTCCAACCAGAAGGAGAGTGAAGCCTCCGCTGTCTTGGATGTAGATTCCATTGATCGGGGAATTGATATGAAAGACATCAATGAAGCATTTGAGGTGCATGGGTCATCAGACCACCAGCGAACTGACAGATTTAGTTCATTCGATGAGgattatgatgttcttgatgAGGATGAGTTTGACTCTGATGATGATTCAGGAACAGAGAGTGAGTTGGAAGTTGGTAGTGATGTTGAGGGTTCACTGAAATATGAAAATACTGAGAAAGATGGTAAGCATTTTGATGTTCTTGGAGAACCTGGAAGCTTTGCCTCACTGAGGGCTGCTTTTAAGGCTTTGGCCAGCAATAATGTGCTTAATCCAACTTCTGAGGGGAAACTGGATTCTCCCATCACCCCTGGCTCAGAAGGATGTTTGAACCAATCTTCTTCCATTTCTAAGAAAAAACGTGATTTGGCAGATGGTCCTTGTGCCAGTGCAATGTGTGTTCTGCCTCTTTATGCCATGCTACCTGCAGCGGCACAGCTTCGGGTATTTGAAAAGGTTCCTGAAGGGGAGCGGCTTGTAGTGGTAGCTACCAATGTGGCTGAAACCTCCTTAACTATTGCAGGTATAAAGTATGTGGTTGACACTGGAAGGGAGAAGGTCAAGAACTACAATTCCTCCAATGGTATGGAAACATATGAGATACAATGGATAAGCAAGGCATCTGCTGCCCAACGTGCAGGAAGAGCCGGCAGAACTGGGCCTGGCCACTGTTACCGTCTCTATTCTTCTGCAGTTTTTACTAACATATTTTCTGACTTTTCCAGCCCTGAAATATCCAAAATACCTGTTGATGGTGTTGTCCTTCTCATGAAATCCATGGGTATTGATAAG GTTGCAAATTTCCCATTTCCAACTCCTCCTGAGGCCAATGCCTTGGTGGAAGCTGAGCGTTGCTTGAAGGTTCTTGAGGCACTTGATGGTCAAGGAAGACTTACACCCCTTGGAAGGGCCATGGCAAAGTATCCCATGAGTCCTCGCCACTCTCGGATGCTTCTTACAGTTATTCAAATTATGAAGAAAGTCCAGAGTTATCCAAGGGCAAATCTTGTTTTTGCTTACACAGTTGCTGCAGCCGCAGCTTTGAGTTTGTCGAATCCTTTTATTATGCAGTTTGAGGGAAGCCACAATAATTCAGCTGACTTGGGTAGAGATGAGAAAACCGATACCGTTGATACCCCAAAGATTCTGGACAAACAAGATAAACTCAAGCAGAAGAAACTAAAAGAAATGGCTAAATTGGCCCGTGCAAAATTCTGCAACCCTAGTAGTGATGCTCTGACAATAGCTTATGCTTTGCAATCATTTGAACTTGCAGGGAACCCAACAGAGTTCTGTAAAGATAATGCATTACACCTGAAAACCATGGAGGAGATGTCCAAGCTAAGAAAGCAGCTACTCCAATTGGTATTTCATCAAAGCTCTGTTGATGTACACGAGGATTTCTTGTGGACTCAAGGGACTGTTGATGATGTAGAACAGGCTTGGAGGATTTCGTCCAACAGGCATCCCCTATTACTAAATGAGGAGGAGCTCTTAGGACAAGCTATCTGTGCTGGCTGGGCAGATAGGGTTGCCAAGCGCATGAGAGTAGTTTCAGTGTCAtcagatggagaaagaaaagttaATGCGGGTCGATATCAAGCCTGTATGGTTAAAGAAACTGTGTTCCTCCATCGTTGGTCTTCTGTTTCTCGAACGACTCCTGAGTTTCTGGTCTATAGTGAGCTTCTGAACGCAAAACGTCCATATATGCATGGAGTGACAAGTGTAAAACCAGATTGGCTTGTTAAATATGCTGGGTCTCATTGTAGTTTCTCAGCTCCACTTTCAGACCCAAAACCATTTTATGAACCCACAAGTGACCAAGTGTTTTGCTGGGTGAGTCCAACCTTTGGTCCCCATTTATGGCAGCTACCATTGCATAGTTTGCCAGTCAGTGATGATGTGCATAGAGTGTCCGTATTTGCTTATGCTTTACTTGAAGGCCAAGTACTGCCTTGCTTAAGATCTGCACAGAAATTCATGGCAGCCCCTGCAGTTACCATTTTGAAGTCTGAGGCAGCAGGTCAAAGACGGGTGGGGAACCTCATAAACGAACTAATGACTGGTTCAAGGTCAATTGATAGTTGTGCCATGTTGAGAAAGATCTGGAATGAGAATCCCGAAAAATTGCATTCGGAGATTCGGGACTGGTTTCAGGAGAAGTTTCATGATCAATTTGAGGAGCTTTGGGTGCAAATGCATCGTGAGGTTCTTTTGGAGCCTCGAGAACTTTTTCCCAAGGGtgtgaagaaagaaaagaggaaaaaaaatagagattaa
- the LOC122094371 gene encoding ATP-dependent RNA helicase DEAH13 isoform X4: MYAALPPLCEEVETMKEKRRRAVKFSKAGLEVAQDERPFKKRNDGKTSHQSKSDFGENHQNQELSKDDLQCPEMPDSEDLNNICSSLDACQDPTYGSPHTAIPAKGFTDEDGGRGIQDDGKSSLLPPCNCDEIKSTKLLLVPGGEMNGPKSDSHASSGLVDSATQRPISTPTVVHVSRPNEVESKRKDLPIVMMEQEIMEAINENSALIICGETGCGKTTQVPQFLYEAGFGLNKSDSRSGIIGVTQPRRVAVLATAKRVAFELGLRLGKEVGFQVRHDKRIGDHCSIKFMTDGILLREVQSDFLLRKYSVIVLDEAHERSLNTDILIGMLSRIIQIRQRLYKEQQEKILSGAKISPENLVSQLKLVLMSATLRVEDFVSERRLFTENPPVIEVPTRQFPVTIHFSKRTEIVDYIGQAYKKVLSIHKRLPPGGILVFVTGQREVEYLCRKLRKTSRELTEKFSNQKESEASAVLDVDSIDRGIDMKDINEAFEVHGSSDHQRTDRFSSFDEDYDVLDEDEFDSDDDSGTESELEVGSDVEGSLKYENTEKDGKHFDVLGEPGSFASLRAAFKALASNNVLNPTSEGKLDSPITPGSEGCLNQSSSISKKKRDLADGPCASAMCVLPLYAMLPAAAQLRVFEKVPEGERLVVVATNVAETSLTIAGIKYVVDTGREKVKNYNSSNGMETYEIQWISKASAAQRAGRAGRTGPGHCYRLYSSAVFTNIFSDFSSPEISKIPVDGVVLLMKSMGIDKVANFPFPTPPEANALVEAERCLKVLEALDGQGRLTPLGRAMAKYPMSPRHSRMLLTVIQIMKKVQSYPRANLVFAYTVAAAAALSLSNPFIMQFEGSHNNSADLGRDEKTDTVDTPKILDKQDKLKQKKLKEMAKLARAKFCNPSSDALTIAYALQSFELAGNPTEFCKDNALHLKTMEEMSKLRKQLLQLVFHQSSVDVHEDFLWTQGTVDDVEQAWRISSNRHPLLLNEEELLGQAICAGWADRVAKRMRVVSVSSDGERKVNAGRYQACMVKETVFLHRWSSVSRTTPEFLVYSELLNAKRPYMHGVTSVKPDWLVKYAGSHCSFSAPLSDPKPFYEPTSDQVFCWVSPTFGPHLWQLPLHSLPVSDDVHRVSVFAYALLEGQVLPCLRSAQKFMAAPAVTILKSEAAGQRRVGNLINELMTGSRSIDSCAMLRKIWNENPEKLHSEIRDWFQEKFHDQFEELWVQMHREVLLEPRELFPKGVKKEKRKKNRD; this comes from the exons atgtacgcagccttacccccgctttgtGAAGAG GTTGAAACTATGAAGGAGAAACGTAGAAGGGCTGTAAAGTTTTCTAAGGCGGGGTTAGAAGTTGCCCAGGATGAGCGACCCTTCAAGAAAAGGAATGATGGCAAGACTTCCCATCAAAGCAAATCTGATTTTGGTGAAAACCATCAAAATCAGGAGCTTAGTAAGGATGATTTGCAGTGCCCAGAGATGCCGGACAGTGAAGATCTTAATAATATTTGTAGTTCTTTGGATGCTTGTCAAGATCCAACTTATGGCAGCCCACATACTGCCATACCTGCTAAGGGATTCACTGATGAGGATGGTGGCAGAGGCATTCAGGACGATGGGAAGAGTTCTTTGCTACCACCATGCAATTGTGACGAGATAAAAAGCACCAAACTGCTGCTGGTACCT GGTGGAGAGATGAATGGTCCAAAATCAGATTCACATGCTTCTAGTGGTCTTGTAGATTCTGCTACCCAGAGACCTATTAGCACCCCAACTGTTGTGCATGTATCAAGACCAAATGAAGTTGAAAGCAAAAGGAAGGATCTTCCAATAGTGATGATGGAGCAGGAGATAATGGAGGCTATAAATGAAAACTCTGCACTTATTATTTGTGGAGAAACCGGGTGTGGTAAAACTACTCAAGTTCCTCAG TTCCTTTATGAAGCTGGCTTTGGTTTGAACAAGTCTGACTCCAGAAGTGGAATAATCGGTGTCACGCAACCACGCCGTGTTGCAGTCCTTGCCACGGCCAAGCGAGTGGCATTTGAGCTTGGTCTCCGTTTAGGGAAGGAGGTTGGGTTTCAAGTTAGACATGACAAGAGAATCGGGGACCATTGCTCCATCAAGTTTATGACAGATGGAATTTTGCTTCGAGAAGTGCAG AGTGATTTCTTACTTAGGAAGTATTCTGTTATTGTTCTGGATGAGGCTCATGAGAGAAGCCTGAATACTGATATACTTATTGGAATGCTTTCCCGTATTATACAAATCCGCCAG AGGTTATACAAAGAGCagcaagagaagattctttCTGGAGCAAAAATCAGTCCTGAGAATTTAGTATCTCAGTTAAAACTTGTGCTTATGAGTGCAACCTTGCGAGTTGAGGACTTTGTTTCAGAAAGGAGGTTATTTACTGAAAATCCACCTGTTATAGAAGTTCCAACCAGACAATTTCCTGTTACTATTCACTTTTCAAAAAGAACCGAGATCGTGGACTACATAGGCCAGGCTTATAAAAAGGTCTTGTCCATTCACAAGAGGCTTCCACCTGGTGGAATACTCGTTTTTGTCACTGGGCAGAGGGAAGTGGAATATTTGTGCCGCAAACTACGAAAAACTTCAAGGGAGCTGACTGAGAAATTTTCCAACCAGAAGGAGAGTGAAGCCTCCGCTGTCTTGGATGTAGATTCCATTGATCGGGGAATTGATATGAAAGACATCAATGAAGCATTTGAGGTGCATGGGTCATCAGACCACCAGCGAACTGACAGATTTAGTTCATTCGATGAGgattatgatgttcttgatgAGGATGAGTTTGACTCTGATGATGATTCAGGAACAGAGAGTGAGTTGGAAGTTGGTAGTGATGTTGAGGGTTCACTGAAATATGAAAATACTGAGAAAGATGGTAAGCATTTTGATGTTCTTGGAGAACCTGGAAGCTTTGCCTCACTGAGGGCTGCTTTTAAGGCTTTGGCCAGCAATAATGTGCTTAATCCAACTTCTGAGGGGAAACTGGATTCTCCCATCACCCCTGGCTCAGAAGGATGTTTGAACCAATCTTCTTCCATTTCTAAGAAAAAACGTGATTTGGCAGATGGTCCTTGTGCCAGTGCAATGTGTGTTCTGCCTCTTTATGCCATGCTACCTGCAGCGGCACAGCTTCGGGTATTTGAAAAGGTTCCTGAAGGGGAGCGGCTTGTAGTGGTAGCTACCAATGTGGCTGAAACCTCCTTAACTATTGCAGGTATAAAGTATGTGGTTGACACTGGAAGGGAGAAGGTCAAGAACTACAATTCCTCCAATGGTATGGAAACATATGAGATACAATGGATAAGCAAGGCATCTGCTGCCCAACGTGCAGGAAGAGCCGGCAGAACTGGGCCTGGCCACTGTTACCGTCTCTATTCTTCTGCAGTTTTTACTAACATATTTTCTGACTTTTCCAGCCCTGAAATATCCAAAATACCTGTTGATGGTGTTGTCCTTCTCATGAAATCCATGGGTATTGATAAG GTTGCAAATTTCCCATTTCCAACTCCTCCTGAGGCCAATGCCTTGGTGGAAGCTGAGCGTTGCTTGAAGGTTCTTGAGGCACTTGATGGTCAAGGAAGACTTACACCCCTTGGAAGGGCCATGGCAAAGTATCCCATGAGTCCTCGCCACTCTCGGATGCTTCTTACAGTTATTCAAATTATGAAGAAAGTCCAGAGTTATCCAAGGGCAAATCTTGTTTTTGCTTACACAGTTGCTGCAGCCGCAGCTTTGAGTTTGTCGAATCCTTTTATTATGCAGTTTGAGGGAAGCCACAATAATTCAGCTGACTTGGGTAGAGATGAGAAAACCGATACCGTTGATACCCCAAAGATTCTGGACAAACAAGATAAACTCAAGCAGAAGAAACTAAAAGAAATGGCTAAATTGGCCCGTGCAAAATTCTGCAACCCTAGTAGTGATGCTCTGACAATAGCTTATGCTTTGCAATCATTTGAACTTGCAGGGAACCCAACAGAGTTCTGTAAAGATAATGCATTACACCTGAAAACCATGGAGGAGATGTCCAAGCTAAGAAAGCAGCTACTCCAATTGGTATTTCATCAAAGCTCTGTTGATGTACACGAGGATTTCTTGTGGACTCAAGGGACTGTTGATGATGTAGAACAGGCTTGGAGGATTTCGTCCAACAGGCATCCCCTATTACTAAATGAGGAGGAGCTCTTAGGACAAGCTATCTGTGCTGGCTGGGCAGATAGGGTTGCCAAGCGCATGAGAGTAGTTTCAGTGTCAtcagatggagaaagaaaagttaATGCGGGTCGATATCAAGCCTGTATGGTTAAAGAAACTGTGTTCCTCCATCGTTGGTCTTCTGTTTCTCGAACGACTCCTGAGTTTCTGGTCTATAGTGAGCTTCTGAACGCAAAACGTCCATATATGCATGGAGTGACAAGTGTAAAACCAGATTGGCTTGTTAAATATGCTGGGTCTCATTGTAGTTTCTCAGCTCCACTTTCAGACCCAAAACCATTTTATGAACCCACAAGTGACCAAGTGTTTTGCTGGGTGAGTCCAACCTTTGGTCCCCATTTATGGCAGCTACCATTGCATAGTTTGCCAGTCAGTGATGATGTGCATAGAGTGTCCGTATTTGCTTATGCTTTACTTGAAGGCCAAGTACTGCCTTGCTTAAGATCTGCACAGAAATTCATGGCAGCCCCTGCAGTTACCATTTTGAAGTCTGAGGCAGCAGGTCAAAGACGGGTGGGGAACCTCATAAACGAACTAATGACTGGTTCAAGGTCAATTGATAGTTGTGCCATGTTGAGAAAGATCTGGAATGAGAATCCCGAAAAATTGCATTCGGAGATTCGGGACTGGTTTCAGGAGAAGTTTCATGATCAATTTGAGGAGCTTTGGGTGCAAATGCATCGTGAGGTTCTTTTGGAGCCTCGAGAACTTTTTCCCAAGGGtgtgaagaaagaaaagaggaaaaaaaatagagattaa